The Sphingomonas naphthae nucleotide sequence CACCTTGGGGCCGGCCGCCATCAAAGGAGCCAGCGATGGCGTTAGCGTTGCGACGAGGCCCACGGAGCCCAGCCGGAGGAATCGACGGCGATCCATTATCGGCTCAGCTCCCGTTCGGTGTCACGAAACGCACGGCGGCGTTCGTCGCCACCGGCGTCGCCGCATATCTCGCCGCGCTCGCCTGGACCATCCCGGCCAGCGCGGTGATGTCGCCCACGCCCGGCATCGGCGCGATCGGCGGCACCGTGTGGCGCGGCCACGCCACCCTGATCGACGGCAGCCGCGCCGAATGGCGCTGGGCGCCGCTGCGCTCGCTCACCGGCCTCGGCTTCGCGGCCGATTGGACGATCGCGGGCAGCGGCAACGATCTGGCCGGCGTCGCCGTGATCGGGATGAACACCACCACGATCGAAGCGGCGAGCGGCACGGCATCGGGCGCGGTGCTGGCGGCGGCGCTGCCGTACCTGCACTTCACCTGCGCGATGCCGTTGCAGGTGAACATCAAGCGCATCCGCATCGGCGGCGGATCGCAGGGCGCCGAGGGCGAGGTGAACGCGGGATCGGGGCTGTGTGCCCCGCGCGGCGGCGGCGCCGCGACCCTGACGCCATCCATGGTGCTGAGTCTGACCCGCGTCGGCAGCGACAGCCGCATCCTGCTGGTGCCCGCCGGCCAGCGACGGCGGACCTTGGCCGAGGGCAGCCTCAGCGAAGACGGCAAGCTGCAATTGCGGGTGACGCCGGAAGGATCGCAGGTGCTGCCCTTCGCGGCGCCGGCCGGCGGCATCGGGATCGAGACGAGTTTCTGACGCCTAAAGCCCCTCTCCTTTAGGAGCATCGGGTCGGTCATGCCCCCGGCATGACCTGAACAGCGCGGGGCGCTGTTCACCCGATGCTGGGTTGGGGGTGGGGGCTGTCCACCTGGTCCAACGCCTGTCGGTCTCGGTGAGACTGACATCCCCCACCCCAACCCCTCCCCTGAAGGGGAGGGGCTTTTTGTGGAGTGCGCCCTCACAACGTCACGAGATTGTTGAGGTTGATGATCGGCAGCAGGATCGCCAGCACCATCAGCAGCACGATCCCGCCCATCAGCAGCAGCACCCCCGGCTCGACCAGCGCCACCAGCGTGGACACCATCGCGTCCAGCTCGCGCTCCAGTTCGGTCGCGGCGCGGTCGAGCGCGGGGCCGAGCTGGCCGCTGCTCTCGCCCGAGGCGACGATCGCCAGCAGCATCGAGGGGAAGATGCCCGCTTCCGACATGGCCGATCGCAGGCTGGCGCCCTCGCGGATGCGCTGGCCGACCATGAAGGCGCGGGTGCGCAGGTGGCGGTTGGGGGTGACGGCGGCGGCGGCGTCGATCGCGTCGGCCAGCGGCACCGCGCTGAGCGTGAGGGTCGCCAGACTGCCCGCGAAACGCGCGGCATTATTCTGCCGGCTGAAGCGCGCGATCGGCCAGGTCCGCGACCAGAAAGCGTCGAGCCGCAGCCGGTTGGCGGGCACCGCCGCCCAGCGCCCGAACAGGAAGCCGCCGATCAGCAGGACCAGGATCGCATAGAGACCATAGCCCTCCACCGCGTCCGAGAAAGCGATCAGCGCGCGGGTGAGGAAGGGCAGCTCCGCGCCGCGCGACACGAACACGCGGACGATATCGGGCACCACATAGACGAGCAGCATCGCGATCATGCCGAGCGCCACCACCGCCAGCAGCGCCGGATACAACAGCGCCAGCTTCACCTTCTGCTGGTTGCGCTGGCGCGTCTCCACGAACACCGCCAGATGCGCCAGCACCTCGGCGAGCCGGCCGGACTGTTCGCCCGCCGACACGGATGCGCGGTAGAATTCGGGAAAGGTCTGCGGATGATCGCCGAGCGCTGCGGCGAAGCTGCGCCCCTCCATGATCGCGTCGCGCACGCTCGACGTGAGGGCGGCGACCTTCGCATTCTCCGCCTGCTGCGCGACGATGTTGAGCGCCTCCTCGATATTCACATGGCTGCTAACGAGGGTGGAAATCTGCCGCGTCACCGTCGCCAGCGCCCGCGCGCCGATCCGCGCGCTGCCCCGCCGGAACGGCAGCGCGATCGACAGGGGCTTGGACGCGGGCTCGACCGAGATCGGCAGCAGGGCCCGGTCGCGCAGCATCCGCCGCGCCGCCGCCGGGCCGGGCGCCTCGATCACGCCCCTGGCGTTCACGCCCGAGGCATCTACCGCGCGATAGACGAAGGACGTCATGCCTCGTCGCGGACCACGCGGGCGACTTCCTCGACGGTGGTGGTGCCGTCGCGGATGCGGGCGACGCCGTCGTCGAGCAGGCTCGGCCCGCCGGTGCGCGCGGTGCGGACCAGATCGGCTTCCGCCGCGCCGTCGTGGATCATCGCCTGCATCCGATCGTCGACCACGACGACCTCGTAGATCGCCACCCGGCCGCGATAGCCGTCCTGATGGCAGTCCGCGCAGCCGACCGGCCGCCACACCGGATCGCCCGCCCGGATCGCGCCGCCCAGCAGCACCGCGTCGGCATCGCTCGCCCGGTCCGCGCGCGCGCAGCTCTGGCACAGGCGGCGGACGAGGCGCTGCGCGATCAGCCCGGCCACCATCGGCGCCAGCAGATAGCGTTCGACGCCCATGTCGATCAGCCGGGTCACGCTGCCGACGGCGCTGTTGGTATGGAGCGTGGACAGCACGAAATGCCCCGTCATCGCCGATCGCACCGCGACCTCGGCCGTCTCCTGATCGCGGATTTCGCCGACCATGATGACATCCGGGTCTTGCCGCAGGATCGCGCGCAGCCCGCGCGCGAAGGTCAGGTCGGTGCGCGGGTTGACCTGCGTTTGCGCCACGCCCTCCAGCTCATATTCGATCGGGTCTTCCACCGTCATGATGTTGCGGCGGCGATCGTTGAGCGTGGTGAGGCCGGCGTAGAGCGTGGTCGTCTTGCCCGACCCGGTCGGCCCGGTGACCAGCAGCAGCCCGTGCGGGCGCTCGAGCAACTTCTCGAACACGGCCACATCGCGGTCGCTCATGCCGAGGCTGGAGAGATCGAGGCGGGCACCGCCCTTGTCGAGCAGACGCAGCACCACCCGCTCGCCATGCTGGGTCGGGATGGTCGAAACGCGCGCATCGACGTCCTGCCCGCCGATGCGCAAGGTGACGCGGCCATCCTGGGGGATGCGTCGCTCGGCGATGTCCAGCCGCGCCATCACCTTGATGCGGCTGACGAGCAGCGGCGCGAGCGCGCGGCGCGGCTCGACCACGTCGCGCAACACGCCATCGACGCGGAAGCGCACGATCAGCCGCTTTTCCTGCGTCTCGATGTGGATGTCTGACGCGCCTTCCTTCACCGCCTCCAGCAGCAGCGCGTTGATGAGGCGGATGACGGGCGAATCGTCGCGCTGGTCGAGCAGGTCGTCCACCGCCGCCGCGCTGTCGGCCAGCGCCGCCAGATCGAGTTCGGAATCGGCGAAGTCTGCCGCCTGCCGCGCGCTGTCGCGATATTGCGTGGCGAGAATCTGGTCGAACTGCGCGGTCGGCACGGCGGCGAAGCGCAGGCCCGCGCCATACAGCCGCTGCACTTCGAGCAGGCCGGCGAGCGGCGCGGCGGTGTCGTGGACGCACTCCGGCCCCGCCGGGGTGGCGCGGACGACGACGCGGCTGCGGCGCGCGAAGCCATAAGGCAGGCCGCCCACCGCCACCTCGTCGGCGATCGGCTCGGCCATGTCGGCGATGGGTGTCATGCCGCGAACACCAGATCGCCATCGACCGTGCCGGCGGCGGTTCCCCTGGTGAGCCGCATCGTCGTGACGCGCAGGCTGCTGGTACGGGCGAGATCGTCGAGCCAGCGCACGACACCGTCGTAGGCCGCGCCCGACACGGCCACCCGCATCCGCCCGCCCGCGACCGGCTGGGCCGAGGCGGCGACGCCATATTGCGCGGCGCTGGCCGAGACGATCGATGCCGGATCGCCGCTGCGCTGCGCCGCCCCGCCCCCACCGGCCAGCGCCGGGCCGGCGGCGCGGATGCGCGCGTCGAGCGTGTCATAGGTTCGGATGCGCGAGAGCGCGTCGGCGCGCGCGGCCTGGAGCGGCTTCACCACGCACACGATCAGCAGCGCGACGGCGGCGACCGCCGCCAGCCCGGCGAGCAGCCGCTGCTCGCGCCGGCTGCGCCCGCCCCACCAGATCAGGAAGCGGCTGCGATACGGATCGAGGCGGGGGCCGATGGCGGCGGCGATCCTCATCGGGCCGTCTCCCGCACCAGGACCTGCCCCGCGCCCGCCGTCGCCGACAGGCCGCTGGATGTCAGCGCGCTTGCCAGCGCGGCCTCGCCGCCCGGCTTCACCGCCAGGGTCAGCCGCCCGGTCGCGGCATCATAGGTCATGCCTTCCAGTGCCAGCGGGCCGGCCGGGGCGGCGGCGGACGACACGCGGGCGAGGAGCGGCATCAGCCGATCGGGCGGACCCGACGGTCCATTGCCCACCGGTAGAGCCGCCAGCGCGGCGGCGGCCACGTCGTCGCCCGGTGACACGCTGGGCATGGCGGTCGCGACCAGGGCGCGCATCTCGCCCTCGCGCTTGGCCGCCAGCGTCCTGAGCGCCACCGTATCGGCGGCGGCGATGGCAGCATGGGCCAGCACGCCCGCCGCCGCGACGATCATCACCCGCCGCCCGACCGACCCGATCGGCCGCCGCCGCGCCACATAGGCGCCCTGCCGCAGATCGACCGGCGGGGCGATCGGCCAGTCGACCGCCAATTCCGCTTCACTTTCGATGCCCGCCGGCAGGGGATCGCCCAGCGACAGCACCGCCGGACGGCCCGCCGCGATCCACGCCCCCGCCAGCAGCGCCGCCGGCAGCGCGAATCCTGCCCCGTCGGCGCCGCGCACCAGCGCGCGCCCCTCGGCGATCCGCACCACCCAGCCCGCCTCGGCGCGCGGCAACAGCAGCGCGTCGGGCACGATCGGTGCCGTATCCAATCCCTGTTCAGCCAGCAGCCGCACCCAGCCGCGCATCACGTCGTGCCGCACCACGGCGGCGAGATAGCGTTGCGGCGCGATCTCCTGCCCCAGCGCCAGATGCACCGCCTCGATCGATTCGGCGATGCGGTCCTCGATCGCGAAGGGCAGCGCCGCGACCCGTTTTGCGCGCGTCGGCAGCGGCAGATCGGCGGTCAGCAGCAGCGCCTGTTCGGTCGGCACTGTCACAATCCCGCCGCCGGAAACTGTCATATCCTCCACCGGCAGGAGGCCGGCGGCCGTGAGGCGCCAGCCTTTCGTCGCGGTGGATGGATTCATCGGACGCTCGCGCATTGCATCAGCCTGTAATAAAGCGGTCATACCAGCGCGACTTCCAACGCCTTCAAGGTTTGTGCCCCTGTGACACTCTTTTGTAGCAGATCGATGAAACTTGCTACCGCCCGCGTCCGATCCCGCGAAGCGGGCCTCACCCTGATCGAAATGATCGTGGTGCTGGCGATCATCGCGCTGATCGCCGCGCTGATCGTGCCCAACGTGATCGGCCGGCCCGACGAGGCCCGCGTGACGGTCGCCCGCACCGATCTCAAGACGATCGGCGCCGCGCTCAAGCTCTACCGCCTCGACAATGGCGATTATCCGACCACCGGGCAGGGCCTGACGGCGCTCGCCAAGAAGCCGACGATGGAGCCGGTGCCGTCCAACTGGTCGGCCGAGGGCTATCTGGCGCAGGTGCCGGTCGACCCGTGGGGCAAGCCCTATATCTATCGCTACGACGGATCGGGCAGCTTCGATCTGCGCAGCTACGGCAAGGACGGCAAGCCCGGCGGCGAAGGCACCGATGCCGACCTGAGCGATATCGCCGCGTGATTCGCGTCCGCGCCTCGGAACGGGGCATGACCCTGATCGAGGTGCTGATCGTGCTGGCGATCATCGGCATCGCCGCCGGCGCCACCGTGCTGGGGCTGGGCGCGGCGACGCGCGGCGTATCGACCGCGTCCGAAGCCCAGCGCCTTGCCTCGCGGCTGCGGCTGGCGGCGGACGACGCGATGCTCGACGATCGCGCCATCGCCTTCGTGTGGGACGAGGGCGGCTACAGCTTCACCGGCACCAGCGGCACCGACGACAGCCTGGCCGCGCACCGCCTGCCGCGCGGCGTGCGGCTGTGGGGCAGCGGCACCGCGCCGGTCGGCGTCGACGGCGCCGGCCTGCCGATCGAGGCGCGGCTGATGAGCAGCGCCGATACCTGGATCGTCCGCTACGACGGGCTCACCGTGGCCGCGAGCGAGGCGCCCAAGACATGATCCGCCGGGGGGGCACGACAGCATCGGCCAGCGAATCAGGCTTCACCCTGATCGAAGCCCTCGTCGCGCTCGCGATCCTGGCGGTCGCGTCCGTCGGCCTGATCCGCGCGACCGAGGCGCATGTCGATTCGGTGCGCGGGATGGAGGGCCGGGCGGCGGCGCAATGGGTCGCTGAAAACCGCCTCGCCGAACTGGGCCTGCCCGATGCCTTTCCCGCCGGCGACGCGCCAATCGAGATGCTGGGAATGCGTTGGGAGGTGCGCAGCACCAGCCGCCAGACCGCCGACCCCGATCTGCGCGCCGTGACCGTCACCGCGCACCCCGTCGGCCGGACGAGCCCCGCCGCCACGCTGGAGGGCTTCGTCGACATGGGCACGACCACCGCATCATGACGCCGCGCCAGACCCGCATCGCCGCCGACATCTTCACCGGCGCCGTGATCGCCTCGGTCGCGATCGCGTTCGCCGGGCTGACGTGGCGGCTGGCCGCCGGCCTCGGCACGCCCGCCCCCGCCGCGCCGATCCCGACTTTGCCGCGCCCGCAGGTGGACGTGAGCCCGATCGTCGCGCTCGCCCCGTTCGGCAGCGGCGCCACCGGCGCGCCGACGCCGACCGGCCTGCCGCTGGAACTGAAGGGCGTGATGCTGGCGATCCCGAGCGACGCCTCGACCGCGCTGATCGCGTCGGCCGGCGGCGCGGCGCCGATCGCCTATCGCATCGGCCAGGCGGTGCCCGGCGGCGGCCCGATCGAGACGATCGGCATCGATAACGTGATCTTCTCCGTCTCCGGCCACCGCGAGCAGCTCGCCTTCCCCAAGCCCGGCGCCACCGCGCCGTCCGCAACGCAAGCCGCGCCGCCGATCATCAACCCCGGCGCCCCGCCCGCGATGGCGGTGCAGAGCCCGCCGCCCGGCGCCGCACCGCCGCCGCCACCGATGGGCGCCGGCCCGATGTCACCGCAGGCGATGCTCAGCAGCATCGGCGCGGAGCCGATCAACGGCGGCTATCGCGTCGGCCAGTCGCTATCCCCCACCGTCCGCGCCGCCGGCCTCCAGCCCGGCGACGTGGTGGAAAGCGTCAACGGCACCAAGCTCGGCAACCCCGCGCAGGACCAGCAGACCCTCGCCGCCGCGATGCGATCCGGCACCGTCCGGATCGACGTGATGCGCGGCAGCCAACACATGACCCTGGCCCTTCCGGCCCGATGAGGATGTTCACCTTGCGCCCCTCTCACCTCCTTATCGGTATCGCTGCCACGACGATGGCGCTCCAGCCTGTGATCGCGCAGGCGCCCGTCGCCGACGTCACGGTCAACATGCGCGGCGTGGAGATCGCCGACGTGGCCGAGCAGATTTCGCGCATCA carries:
- a CDS encoding type II secretion system F family protein encodes the protein MTSFVYRAVDASGVNARGVIEAPGPAAARRMLRDRALLPISVEPASKPLSIALPFRRGSARIGARALATVTRQISTLVSSHVNIEEALNIVAQQAENAKVAALTSSVRDAIMEGRSFAAALGDHPQTFPEFYRASVSAGEQSGRLAEVLAHLAVFVETRQRNQQKVKLALLYPALLAVVALGMIAMLLVYVVPDIVRVFVSRGAELPFLTRALIAFSDAVEGYGLYAILVLLIGGFLFGRWAAVPANRLRLDAFWSRTWPIARFSRQNNAARFAGSLATLTLSAVPLADAIDAAAAVTPNRHLRTRAFMVGQRIREGASLRSAMSEAGIFPSMLLAIVASGESSGQLGPALDRAATELERELDAMVSTLVALVEPGVLLLMGGIVLLMVLAILLPIINLNNLVTL
- the gspE gene encoding type II secretion system ATPase GspE: MTPIADMAEPIADEVAVGGLPYGFARRSRVVVRATPAGPECVHDTAAPLAGLLEVQRLYGAGLRFAAVPTAQFDQILATQYRDSARQAADFADSELDLAALADSAAAVDDLLDQRDDSPVIRLINALLLEAVKEGASDIHIETQEKRLIVRFRVDGVLRDVVEPRRALAPLLVSRIKVMARLDIAERRIPQDGRVTLRIGGQDVDARVSTIPTQHGERVVLRLLDKGGARLDLSSLGMSDRDVAVFEKLLERPHGLLLVTGPTGSGKTTTLYAGLTTLNDRRRNIMTVEDPIEYELEGVAQTQVNPRTDLTFARGLRAILRQDPDVIMVGEIRDQETAEVAVRSAMTGHFVLSTLHTNSAVGSVTRLIDMGVERYLLAPMVAGLIAQRLVRRLCQSCARADRASDADAVLLGGAIRAGDPVWRPVGCADCHQDGYRGRVAIYEVVVVDDRMQAMIHDGAAEADLVRTARTGGPSLLDDGVARIRDGTTTVEEVARVVRDEA
- the gspM gene encoding type II secretion system protein GspM, giving the protein MRIAAAIGPRLDPYRSRFLIWWGGRSRREQRLLAGLAAVAAVALLIVCVVKPLQAARADALSRIRTYDTLDARIRAAGPALAGGGGAAQRSGDPASIVSASAAQYGVAASAQPVAGGRMRVAVSGAAYDGVVRWLDDLARTSSLRVTTMRLTRGTAAGTVDGDLVFAA
- the gspL gene encoding type II secretion system protein GspL, translating into MNPSTATKGWRLTAAGLLPVEDMTVSGGGIVTVPTEQALLLTADLPLPTRAKRVAALPFAIEDRIAESIEAVHLALGQEIAPQRYLAAVVRHDVMRGWVRLLAEQGLDTAPIVPDALLLPRAEAGWVVRIAEGRALVRGADGAGFALPAALLAGAWIAAGRPAVLSLGDPLPAGIESEAELAVDWPIAPPVDLRQGAYVARRRPIGSVGRRVMIVAAAGVLAHAAIAAADTVALRTLAAKREGEMRALVATAMPSVSPGDDVAAAALAALPVGNGPSGPPDRLMPLLARVSSAAAPAGPLALEGMTYDAATGRLTLAVKPGGEAALASALTSSGLSATAGAGQVLVRETAR
- the gspG gene encoding type II secretion system major pseudopilin GspG codes for the protein MKLATARVRSREAGLTLIEMIVVLAIIALIAALIVPNVIGRPDEARVTVARTDLKTIGAALKLYRLDNGDYPTTGQGLTALAKKPTMEPVPSNWSAEGYLAQVPVDPWGKPYIYRYDGSGSFDLRSYGKDGKPGGEGTDADLSDIAA
- a CDS encoding pilus assembly FimT family protein; the protein is MIRVRASERGMTLIEVLIVLAIIGIAAGATVLGLGAATRGVSTASEAQRLASRLRLAADDAMLDDRAIAFVWDEGGYSFTGTSGTDDSLAAHRLPRGVRLWGSGTAPVGVDGAGLPIEARLMSSADTWIVRYDGLTVAASEAPKT
- the gspI gene encoding type II secretion system minor pseudopilin GspI, which produces MIRRGGTTASASESGFTLIEALVALAILAVASVGLIRATEAHVDSVRGMEGRAAAQWVAENRLAELGLPDAFPAGDAPIEMLGMRWEVRSTSRQTADPDLRAVTVTAHPVGRTSPAATLEGFVDMGTTTAS
- a CDS encoding type II secretion system protein N; the encoded protein is MTPRQTRIAADIFTGAVIASVAIAFAGLTWRLAAGLGTPAPAAPIPTLPRPQVDVSPIVALAPFGSGATGAPTPTGLPLELKGVMLAIPSDASTALIASAGGAAPIAYRIGQAVPGGGPIETIGIDNVIFSVSGHREQLAFPKPGATAPSATQAAPPIINPGAPPAMAVQSPPPGAAPPPPPMGAGPMSPQAMLSSIGAEPINGGYRVGQSLSPTVRAAGLQPGDVVESVNGTKLGNPAQDQQTLAAAMRSGTVRIDVMRGSQHMTLALPAR